From the genome of Scytonema hofmannii PCC 7110, one region includes:
- a CDS encoding peptidase domain-containing ABC transporter: MITNTSVDIKEFLTGTFPFLHLSEKTLENLYKKVQFLRYRMGQTITTREVIPEQISIICQGQARLLGYDPRSDKPDTLMLLQPGEVIGWVSHVRDVACETAIASTEVLCLNLPATDFLSLMKQESAFAEALQNRVSLIELYELLGEELNRRADGNTDLLKLTRTAWETAVVQTFPTRRSVLTHRNRENHLWLVSGSSHAAFPVGSHIDLNANTKLLLHGSLRLIGIPEYLLPASIIPAIAPTEADSWQSDIPYAAEIVAKPATAKRSQREKYPYIRARGPIDATLACFQMLSQYFNTPFRRDMLRRVVTKQQENAGGLSLQFCGAVAELMGLTTQIVKIPASAVSRLQPPVMISWQDTFAVIYKTSPQELLIAVPEMGLVRRKSRDFAETWGTEGEVLLLQPTKHTPKSRFGLSWFIPSLRRYRKVLIEVLIASIVVQIFGLVNPLATQVVIDKVIVGNSPATLEVFGIFLIVVSIVEAILSNVRTHLFVDTTNRIDLSLGSEVINHLLRLPLSYFDRRPVGELATRINELEHIRSFLTGTALTVVMDAVFSVIYIFVMAIYSWVLTLVALATVPLFALLNLLVSPIMRRQLHEKAERNAETHSYLVEVMAGMQTVKAQNLELRSRWQWQERYARYVSAGFKTISTQTTAGSLSNFLNKLSTLLVLWVGAYLVLNGQLTLGQLIAFRIISGYVTSPLLRLVQLWQNFQETALSLQRLSDILDTPQEEEQGEHQNILMPAIEGHIRYHNVSFSFRPNSPMQLCNISVDFPVGSFIGVVGQSGSGKSTMLKLLPRLYEPASGKILIDGYDISKVELYSLRRQIGVVLQDTLLFDGTIRENIALGYPDASDEEIIAAAKVAYAHDFIMSLPNGYNTQVGERGSGLSGGQRQRVAIARTVLQNPQLLILDEATSALDYNAEAQVCRNLAEAFKDKTVFFITHRLTTIRNADVILMMDKGAIVEQGTHEELMSLKGYYYCLYQQQEKI; the protein is encoded by the coding sequence ATGATAACAAATACTTCTGTTGATATTAAAGAATTCTTAACTGGTACGTTTCCTTTTTTACATTTATCAGAAAAGACCTTAGAAAATTTATATAAAAAAGTACAATTTTTGCGCTATCGAATGGGTCAAACCATCACAACGCGGGAAGTCATACCCGAACAAATTAGCATTATTTGTCAAGGACAAGCTCGTCTTTTAGGATACGATCCCCGGTCAGACAAACCCGACACTCTGATGTTGCTGCAACCGGGAGAAGTTATAGGTTGGGTAAGTCATGTACGGGATGTGGCTTGTGAAACTGCGATCGCATCTACAGAAGTGCTTTGTTTGAATTTACCTGCTACCGATTTTCTCTCTTTAATGAAGCAAGAATCAGCCTTTGCTGAAGCATTGCAAAATCGAGTCTCCCTAATAGAACTATATGAATTATTAGGAGAAGAACTCAATCGACGGGCTGATGGTAACACCGATTTACTCAAACTGACACGAACTGCTTGGGAAACAGCCGTTGTGCAAACATTCCCTACACGACGCTCCGTCTTAACTCATAGAAATAGAGAAAACCATCTGTGGCTAGTCAGTGGTAGTTCTCATGCGGCATTTCCAGTAGGCAGTCATATAGACTTAAACGCTAACACAAAACTCCTTCTTCATGGAAGCCTGCGTTTGATTGGTATACCAGAGTATTTGCTACCAGCATCCATCATTCCGGCGATCGCACCTACAGAAGCAGATTCCTGGCAATCGGATATTCCCTACGCTGCAGAAATCGTTGCTAAACCCGCTACAGCCAAGCGATCGCAAAGAGAAAAATATCCCTATATTCGGGCTAGAGGTCCAATTGATGCAACCCTAGCTTGCTTTCAGATGTTGAGCCAGTATTTTAATACGCCCTTCCGGCGAGATATGCTGCGGCGAGTTGTGACCAAACAACAAGAAAACGCTGGTGGTCTATCCCTGCAATTTTGCGGTGCAGTCGCAGAGTTGATGGGGTTGACAACCCAGATAGTCAAAATTCCTGCATCTGCTGTCAGCCGATTGCAACCTCCTGTCATGATTTCTTGGCAAGATACTTTTGCAGTTATCTACAAAACCAGTCCCCAGGAGTTACTCATTGCTGTTCCCGAAATGGGACTCGTGCGGCGCAAGTCACGAGACTTTGCTGAAACGTGGGGTACGGAAGGGGAAGTTTTACTGCTGCAACCCACAAAACACACACCTAAATCCCGATTTGGTCTTTCTTGGTTTATTCCCTCACTACGACGCTATCGAAAAGTCTTGATTGAAGTCTTGATTGCTTCGATAGTGGTACAGATTTTTGGCTTGGTGAATCCCCTTGCAACACAAGTCGTTATCGATAAAGTGATTGTAGGCAATAGCCCCGCTACCCTAGAAGTTTTCGGCATCTTTTTAATAGTCGTCTCAATCGTAGAAGCCATACTTTCTAATGTTCGCACCCATTTATTTGTAGACACCACAAACCGCATAGACCTTTCGTTAGGTTCAGAAGTCATCAATCACCTGCTGCGCTTGCCATTATCTTATTTCGATCGCCGTCCCGTTGGCGAACTAGCAACGCGGATTAATGAACTCGAACACATCCGTTCTTTTCTCACAGGTACGGCTTTAACAGTGGTCATGGATGCAGTCTTTTCCGTGATTTACATCTTTGTGATGGCAATTTATAGTTGGGTGCTGACTTTGGTGGCTTTAGCGACAGTACCGCTATTTGCGCTATTGAACTTGTTAGTATCACCAATTATGCGGCGACAATTGCATGAAAAAGCCGAACGCAACGCCGAAACTCACTCCTATTTAGTAGAAGTGATGGCGGGAATGCAAACAGTCAAAGCACAAAATTTGGAATTACGTTCCCGGTGGCAATGGCAAGAACGCTACGCCCGCTATGTTAGCGCTGGGTTTAAGACGATTTCTACCCAAACAACTGCTGGATCTCTCAGCAACTTCCTCAACAAACTCTCTACTTTGTTGGTTTTGTGGGTAGGAGCTTATCTCGTTCTCAACGGACAACTCACTTTAGGACAACTCATCGCTTTCCGCATTATTTCTGGTTACGTCACCAGTCCCCTACTGCGCTTAGTCCAACTATGGCAAAATTTCCAAGAAACGGCTTTATCCTTACAACGTTTGAGCGATATTCTCGATACACCCCAAGAAGAAGAACAGGGAGAACATCAAAATATCCTCATGCCTGCAATTGAAGGTCATATTCGCTACCATAATGTTTCCTTTAGCTTCCGTCCTAACAGCCCCATGCAACTGTGCAACATCAGTGTCGATTTCCCTGTCGGTTCGTTCATAGGTGTTGTCGGTCAAAGTGGTTCTGGGAAAAGTACTATGTTGAAATTATTACCCAGACTTTACGAGCCAGCATCTGGAAAAATCTTGATTGATGGTTACGATATCAGCAAAGTAGAGCTTTACTCCCTCCGCCGTCAAATTGGAGTTGTATTACAAGATACTTTACTGTTCGATGGGACAATTCGCGAAAACATTGCCCTGGGGTATCCTGATGCTAGCGATGAAGAGATTATTGCAGCTGCCAAAGTGGCTTATGCCCACGACTTTATCATGTCATTGCCCAATGGCTACAATACCCAAGTCGGCGAACGGGGTTCGGGTTTATCTGGTGGACAAAGACAGCGAGTTGCGATCGCCCGCACTGTCTTACAAAATCCGCAATTACTGATTTTAGACGAAGCCACAAGTGCTTTAGACTACAATGCAGAAGCACAAGTGTGCCGCAACTTAGCAGAAGCATTCAAAGACAAAACAGTATTCTTCATCACTCACAGACTCACCACTATCCGCAACGCCGATGTCATTTTGATGATGGATAAAGGCGCGATCGTAGAACAAGGAACCCATGAAGAATTAATGTCTCTCAAAGGTTACTACTACTGCTTGTATCAACAACAAGAAAAAATTTAG
- a CDS encoding HlyD family efflux transporter periplasmic adaptor subunit, with the protein MNTEYKFDQPVILEQSSTWSRTIAWAIIGMTAFTIIWASIFKIDEAIPATGKLQPQGAVTDVKAPVGGVVKVIHVKDGERVKKGDILVTLEQTTAKAQLVSLQKNRAALVQENDFYRRHLAGNVSPNQKLGATLNIRPEIASLTQSREAIAAENQVYRAQLNGSIAGVSFTPDQKLRLQSRESDFSSRLADIRLEKEKTIEKLTQNQLELTSAKDVLTIGQRILKDMETVMKEGAFPRARYLTQKQEVVRSQAEVARLTKEQMQLKLAIAQSNEKLRNTEALSKEDLLSRMTVNERSIAEIDSQLTKIILENQKKINEIDSQISQAQETLKYQKISAPVDGTIFEMQPSNSGFVVNTTEPIVKIVPNEDLVAKVYITNRDIGFVRQGQKVDVRIDSFPFQEFGDIKGELIWIGSDALPPDRVHPFYRFPAKVRLDKQAVSISDRSLSLQSGMSISANIKLRQRTIMSIFTDFLVQKAESLKSIR; encoded by the coding sequence ATGAACACTGAATACAAATTCGATCAACCTGTTATATTAGAACAATCCTCAACCTGGTCGCGGACAATTGCTTGGGCAATTATTGGTATGACCGCTTTTACTATTATTTGGGCATCAATCTTTAAAATTGATGAAGCAATTCCCGCAACTGGTAAGCTACAACCCCAAGGTGCAGTGACCGATGTTAAAGCACCTGTAGGTGGTGTTGTTAAGGTCATTCATGTTAAAGATGGTGAGCGAGTTAAAAAAGGTGATATCCTAGTGACTCTCGAACAAACAACAGCTAAAGCACAGTTGGTATCATTGCAAAAAAATCGTGCTGCTTTAGTGCAGGAAAATGATTTTTATCGCCGTCATTTAGCAGGGAATGTTTCACCAAACCAGAAACTAGGAGCAACACTTAACATTCGTCCGGAAATTGCTTCTTTAACTCAGAGTCGGGAAGCGATCGCTGCTGAAAATCAAGTTTATCGCGCACAATTAAATGGTTCTATAGCGGGAGTCTCCTTCACTCCAGACCAAAAGTTGCGCTTGCAAAGTCGTGAATCAGATTTTAGTTCTCGCCTAGCGGATATTCGGCTAGAAAAAGAGAAAACAATTGAGAAATTGACTCAAAACCAGCTTGAGCTAACCAGTGCTAAAGATGTGCTGACAATTGGTCAAAGAATTCTCAAAGATATGGAAACAGTCATGAAGGAGGGTGCTTTTCCACGAGCGAGGTATTTGACTCAAAAGCAGGAAGTTGTTAGATCTCAAGCAGAAGTTGCTCGTCTTACAAAAGAACAGATGCAATTAAAGTTAGCGATCGCCCAATCCAATGAAAAACTCCGCAATACTGAAGCGCTTTCTAAAGAGGATTTACTTTCTCGCATGACAGTCAATGAAAGAAGTATTGCTGAAATCGATAGTCAACTGACTAAAATCATTTTGGAGAACCAAAAGAAAATCAACGAAATTGACAGCCAAATCAGTCAAGCACAAGAAACTCTGAAGTATCAAAAAATTAGCGCTCCTGTAGATGGAACTATTTTTGAGATGCAACCTTCAAATTCTGGATTTGTTGTGAATACGACTGAGCCAATTGTGAAAATAGTTCCTAATGAAGACTTAGTTGCTAAAGTTTATATCACCAACCGCGATATTGGCTTTGTGAGACAGGGACAGAAAGTAGATGTTAGAATTGATTCTTTTCCTTTCCAGGAATTTGGTGATATTAAAGGAGAACTGATTTGGATTGGTTCTGATGCTTTGCCTCCGGATCGAGTTCATCCTTTCTATCGTTTTCCAGCAAAAGTGCGTTTGGATAAGCAAGCAGTATCGATTAGCGATCGCTCTTTGTCGCTACAATCGGGTATGTCAATTAGTGCCAATATCAAATTGCGTCAGCGTACTATTATGAGTATCTTTACTGATTTCTTAGTGCAGAAAGCAGAAAGTTTAAAGTCTATTCGCTAA
- a CDS encoding dynamin family protein: MRGDMAVEQLRRYKEYGESVLQSLDLVSQNPPPRDNWVPTTIHESTQRLQQSAKRVVELASSPVKIGIMGEFSSGKTLLLGSLIGYADALPVSETPTTGNVTAIHLVQQPDLQTTKISQFAVEYLSHEGVRECLCYMIEEAEQRAKAVNLPASELALVKSLYPTTQVDSNGILRWCEQAWKIQSLELRSLLRELVLFARTYSVHGEDICGKTYQIDSTTAHKGLRLAEPPMNILELSFDQLPPPPKRWETLAQPSAKDLRSSFSLIRRVDVTVEVSKQIWDLSSLQGTNEFILLDFPGLGAADSGVRDAFLSLRELRDVQTILLLLNGRYPGGVTATKIRSMLERDKGQDLRDRIIVGVGRFNQIPLSGSDERSLDDLLDEPLLSEETVLEQLNILKLTIASASNLTTEKKNIVLLSQLYGLTKLAEQSSLLQVSSREFLSELDKPNKPDELQLREKWRQLSEMLPPSSYLHKQLSNYAEDGGINRLRSLLKEHVAFHGMKQLVEDTKKAVEALRKEQNNLKNLLENIPAYIPVVESPVFITLREAIENLVTTYRQFQEDLDKQPILINRNNVAVSDVVKDELTNKIFFEWSEWTLLFDRTKNGTIVLTESESFFEEDEVDDSIPTKSDDFYSAFVQTIQDMQAFAHDRTTEAVTDLFSKLSTDVQQEREKLSPILLQDKESSIEKKFGRSQVRLFRNLLRAIEPSQRWQNLIIQHSGLAGDAVPVHADALFPLARQDDRHQNGQIFDWSPDKKFMVTPRPFNHQVAVLRLRDEITASAGLHLVQYVSQLTKQVKVSFSKALKEIVDNLQELLKSKHEPLLRHIASAEAQTSASIPPWLDTLSQIPAISYPEEI; the protein is encoded by the coding sequence ATGAGAGGCGACATGGCAGTAGAACAATTACGCCGTTATAAAGAATATGGGGAATCTGTACTTCAGAGCTTAGATTTAGTCTCGCAAAACCCACCTCCCAGGGATAACTGGGTACCAACAACTATTCACGAGAGCACCCAGCGCCTTCAACAATCGGCTAAGAGAGTCGTAGAACTTGCTTCTTCTCCTGTCAAAATCGGGATTATGGGAGAATTTAGCAGTGGAAAAACATTGCTTTTGGGCAGTCTCATTGGCTATGCTGATGCTCTACCCGTAAGTGAAACCCCCACAACGGGTAATGTCACCGCGATTCACCTCGTTCAACAACCAGACTTACAAACTACGAAAATTAGTCAGTTTGCAGTTGAATATCTTTCTCACGAAGGTGTGAGAGAGTGCCTGTGTTATATGATAGAAGAGGCAGAACAACGAGCAAAAGCTGTCAATTTACCAGCATCAGAACTTGCTCTAGTGAAAAGTTTGTACCCTACAACTCAGGTTGATAGTAACGGGATTTTAAGATGGTGCGAGCAAGCGTGGAAAATTCAAAGCTTGGAGTTAAGGTCTTTATTACGAGAACTCGTGCTCTTTGCTCGTACCTATAGCGTACATGGAGAAGATATTTGCGGTAAAACCTACCAGATTGATAGTACTACCGCTCACAAAGGGTTAAGATTGGCTGAGCCGCCTATGAATATCTTAGAACTCAGCTTTGACCAATTACCTCCACCTCCGAAACGTTGGGAAACTTTAGCACAGCCATCAGCCAAAGATTTACGGAGTAGCTTTTCCCTGATCCGTCGCGTTGATGTGACGGTTGAAGTGTCAAAACAAATTTGGGATTTATCTTCCCTACAGGGGACAAATGAATTTATTCTGTTGGACTTTCCAGGATTGGGAGCGGCTGATTCTGGTGTCAGAGACGCCTTTTTGTCTCTGCGGGAATTGAGGGACGTACAAACTATTCTGCTGCTCCTCAATGGTCGATACCCTGGTGGCGTCACTGCTACGAAAATCCGCAGTATGTTAGAACGGGATAAGGGACAAGACCTTCGAGATCGGATTATAGTCGGTGTTGGACGCTTTAATCAAATTCCTCTCAGTGGGAGTGATGAGCGATCGCTCGACGATCTTTTAGATGAACCACTCCTGTCAGAAGAAACCGTCCTGGAACAGCTTAACATTCTCAAACTGACCATTGCTAGCGCCAGTAATTTGACGACAGAGAAAAAAAATATTGTTTTGCTGTCACAACTCTATGGACTCACCAAACTAGCAGAACAGTCCTCTTTACTGCAAGTTTCTTCAAGAGAGTTTTTATCCGAACTAGACAAACCAAACAAACCAGATGAACTTCAACTTAGGGAGAAATGGCGACAACTTAGTGAAATGCTACCACCTTCGAGTTACTTGCACAAACAACTGAGCAATTATGCTGAAGATGGTGGTATTAATAGGTTGCGTTCTTTACTAAAAGAACACGTAGCTTTCCACGGAATGAAGCAACTGGTAGAAGATACAAAGAAAGCGGTTGAGGCTTTGAGAAAAGAACAAAACAACCTGAAAAACCTATTAGAAAATATACCAGCTTACATACCAGTCGTTGAAAGCCCCGTTTTTATCACCTTACGAGAAGCCATAGAAAATTTAGTGACCACCTACAGACAATTCCAAGAAGATTTAGACAAACAACCCATTTTAATTAATCGTAACAATGTAGCCGTTAGCGATGTTGTTAAAGACGAGCTAACCAATAAAATATTTTTTGAATGGAGCGAGTGGACATTGCTTTTTGACAGAACTAAAAATGGAACGATTGTTTTGACAGAAAGTGAAAGCTTTTTTGAAGAAGATGAGGTAGATGATTCAATTCCTACAAAAAGCGATGATTTCTACTCTGCATTTGTACAAACCATTCAAGATATGCAAGCCTTTGCTCACGATCGCACCACAGAAGCCGTGACAGACTTGTTTAGCAAATTATCCACAGACGTACAACAAGAAAGAGAGAAACTCAGTCCAATTTTATTACAAGACAAAGAATCTTCCATTGAGAAAAAATTTGGCAGAAGCCAAGTTCGCTTATTCAGAAACCTGCTGCGTGCGATCGAACCCTCTCAAAGATGGCAAAACCTAATTATCCAACATAGCGGGCTAGCAGGAGATGCAGTTCCCGTGCATGCAGATGCTTTATTCCCCCTAGCACGTCAAGACGACAGACATCAAAACGGTCAAATTTTTGATTGGAGTCCAGATAAAAAATTCATGGTTACTCCAAGACCATTTAACCACCAAGTTGCTGTTTTAAGATTGCGAGATGAAATAACCGCAAGTGCGGGATTGCATTTAGTACAGTATGTCAGTCAACTCACCAAGCAAGTCAAAGTATCTTTCTCCAAAGCTTTAAAAGAAATTGTAGACAATCTGCAAGAACTTTTAAAATCCAAGCACGAACCTTTACTACGACATATCGCCTCCGCAGAAGCACAAACCTCAGCCTCCATTCCACCTTGGTTGGATACTCTATCCCAAATTCCAGCAATTTCTTATCCAGAGGAAATTTAA
- a CDS encoding DUF6887 family protein produces the protein MTKLNYNAMSDNDLLNYVKQHPEEREAFYTYIDKKRAANPNPKPMSIEEAEAELQRRVSQHQAS, from the coding sequence TTGACTAAACTTAATTACAATGCTATGTCCGATAACGACTTGCTAAACTACGTCAAACAACATCCCGAAGAGCGTGAAGCTTTTTACACATACATTGATAAAAAACGTGCTGCTAACCCCAATCCAAAACCCATGTCAATAGAAGAAGCCGAAGCTGAATTGCAACGGCGAGTTAGTCAGCATCAAGCTAGCTAG